The following proteins are encoded in a genomic region of Ailuropoda melanoleuca isolate Jingjing chromosome 10, ASM200744v2, whole genome shotgun sequence:
- the SLC35D3 gene encoding solute carrier family 35 member D3 isoform X2 encodes MRQLCRGRVLGISVAIAHGVFSGSLNILLKFLISRYQFSFLTLVQCLTSSTAALSLELLRRLGLIAVPPFGLSLARSFAGVAVLSTLQSSLTLWSLRGLSLPMYVVFKRCLPLVTMLIGVLVLKNGAPSPGVLAAVLITTCGAALAGAGDLTGDPIGYVTGVLAVLVHAAYLVLIQKASADTEHGPLTAQYVIAVSATPLLVVCSFASTDSIHAWTFPGWKDPAMVCIFVACILIGCAMNFTTLHCTYINSAVTTSFVGVVKSIATITVGMVAFSDVEPTSLFIAGVVVNTLGSVIYCVAKFLETRKQSNYEDLETQAREEEAQQSGGPLPFVMEELPAEDGDGGSEGGKAAGGSTRKSGPEARGSPRGGRLGARSSQNTDAPEEVSKRSLKDAYLEVWSLTTPLWM; translated from the exons ATGCGGCAGCTGTGCCGGGGCCGCGTGCTAGGCATCTCGGTGGCTATCGCGCATGGGGTCTTCTCCGGCTCCCTCAACATCCTGCTCAAGTTCCTCATCAGCCGCTACCAGTTCTCCTTCCTGACCCTGGTGCAGTGCCTGACCAGCTCCACGGCGGCGCTGAGCCTCGAGCTGCTGCGGCGCCTGGGGCTCATCGCCGTGCCCCCCTTCGGCCTGAGCCTGGCGCGCTCCTTCGCGGGGGTCGCAGTGCTCTCCACGCTGCAGTCCAGCCTCACGCTCTGGTCCCTGCGCGGCCTCAGCCTGCCCATGTACGTGGTCTTCAAGCGCTGCCTGCCCCTGGTCACCATGCTCATCGGTGTTCTGGTGCTCAAGAACGGCGCGCCCTCGCCCGGGGTGCTCGCGGCCGTGCTCATCACCACCTGCGGCGCCGCCCTGGCAG GAGCCGGCGACCTGACCGGCGACCCCATCGGGTACGTAACGGGCGTGCTGGCAGTGCTGGTGCACGCCGCCTACCTGGTGCTCATCCAGAAGGCCAGCGCCGACACGGAGCACGGGCCGCTTACCGCGCAGTACGTCATCGCCGTATCTGCCACCCCGCTGCTGGTCGTCTGCTCCTTCGCCAGCACCGACTCTATCCACGCCTGGACCTTCCCTGGCTGGAAGGACCCGGCCATGGTCTGCATCTTCGTGGCCTGCATCTTGATCGGCTGCGCCATGAACTTCACCACGCTGCACTGCACCTACATCAACTCGGCGGTGACCACCAGCTTCGTGGGCGTGGTGAAGAGCATCGCCACCATCACGGTGGGCATGGTGGCCTTCAGCGACGTGGAGCCCACCTCTCTGTTCATTGCCGGTGTGGTGGTGAACACCCTGGGCTCCGTCATTTACTGTGTGGCCAAATTCTTGGAGACCAGAAAGCAAAGCAACTACGAGGACCTGGAGACCCAGGCCCGGGAAGAGGAGGCACAGCAGAGTGGAGGTCCGCTGCCATTCGTCATGGAGGAGCTGCCCGCGGAGGATGGAGATGGCGGGTCAGAAGGTGGCAAGGCAGCAGGTGGCTCCACGCGGAAGAGTGGGCCGGAGGCAAGGGGCAGCCCCAGAGGAGGCCGGCTGGGGGCTAGGAGTTCACAGAACACAGACGCCCCCGAGGAAGTGAGCAAGAGGTCTTTGAAGGATGCTTACCTCGAAGTGTGGAG
- the SLC35D3 gene encoding solute carrier family 35 member D3 isoform X1: MRQLCRGRVLGISVAIAHGVFSGSLNILLKFLISRYQFSFLTLVQCLTSSTAALSLELLRRLGLIAVPPFGLSLARSFAGVAVLSTLQSSLTLWSLRGLSLPMYVVFKRCLPLVTMLIGVLVLKNGAPSPGVLAAVLITTCGAALAGAGDLTGDPIGYVTGVLAVLVHAAYLVLIQKASADTEHGPLTAQYVIAVSATPLLVVCSFASTDSIHAWTFPGWKDPAMVCIFVACILIGCAMNFTTLHCTYINSAVTTSFVGVVKSIATITVGMVAFSDVEPTSLFIAGVVVNTLGSVIYCVAKFLETRKQSNYEDLETQAREEEAQQSGGPLPFVMEELPAEDGDGGSEGGKAAGGSTRKSGPEARGSPRGGRLGARSSQNTDAPEEVSKRSLKDAYLEVWRLVRGTKYMKKDYLIENEELPSP, encoded by the exons ATGCGGCAGCTGTGCCGGGGCCGCGTGCTAGGCATCTCGGTGGCTATCGCGCATGGGGTCTTCTCCGGCTCCCTCAACATCCTGCTCAAGTTCCTCATCAGCCGCTACCAGTTCTCCTTCCTGACCCTGGTGCAGTGCCTGACCAGCTCCACGGCGGCGCTGAGCCTCGAGCTGCTGCGGCGCCTGGGGCTCATCGCCGTGCCCCCCTTCGGCCTGAGCCTGGCGCGCTCCTTCGCGGGGGTCGCAGTGCTCTCCACGCTGCAGTCCAGCCTCACGCTCTGGTCCCTGCGCGGCCTCAGCCTGCCCATGTACGTGGTCTTCAAGCGCTGCCTGCCCCTGGTCACCATGCTCATCGGTGTTCTGGTGCTCAAGAACGGCGCGCCCTCGCCCGGGGTGCTCGCGGCCGTGCTCATCACCACCTGCGGCGCCGCCCTGGCAG GAGCCGGCGACCTGACCGGCGACCCCATCGGGTACGTAACGGGCGTGCTGGCAGTGCTGGTGCACGCCGCCTACCTGGTGCTCATCCAGAAGGCCAGCGCCGACACGGAGCACGGGCCGCTTACCGCGCAGTACGTCATCGCCGTATCTGCCACCCCGCTGCTGGTCGTCTGCTCCTTCGCCAGCACCGACTCTATCCACGCCTGGACCTTCCCTGGCTGGAAGGACCCGGCCATGGTCTGCATCTTCGTGGCCTGCATCTTGATCGGCTGCGCCATGAACTTCACCACGCTGCACTGCACCTACATCAACTCGGCGGTGACCACCAGCTTCGTGGGCGTGGTGAAGAGCATCGCCACCATCACGGTGGGCATGGTGGCCTTCAGCGACGTGGAGCCCACCTCTCTGTTCATTGCCGGTGTGGTGGTGAACACCCTGGGCTCCGTCATTTACTGTGTGGCCAAATTCTTGGAGACCAGAAAGCAAAGCAACTACGAGGACCTGGAGACCCAGGCCCGGGAAGAGGAGGCACAGCAGAGTGGAGGTCCGCTGCCATTCGTCATGGAGGAGCTGCCCGCGGAGGATGGAGATGGCGGGTCAGAAGGTGGCAAGGCAGCAGGTGGCTCCACGCGGAAGAGTGGGCCGGAGGCAAGGGGCAGCCCCAGAGGAGGCCGGCTGGGGGCTAGGAGTTCACAGAACACAGACGCCCCCGAGGAAGTGAGCAAGAGGTCTTTGAAGGATGCTTACCTCGAAGTGTGGAGGTTAGTTAGGGGAACCAAGTATATGAAGAAAGATTATTTGATAGAAAATGAGGAGTTACCCAGTCCTTGA